The Tubulanus polymorphus chromosome 1, tnTubPoly1.2, whole genome shotgun sequence genome contains a region encoding:
- the LOC141912516 gene encoding carnitine O-palmitoyltransferase 1, liver isoform-like — protein MCSDQYRLHFNTSRIPGKAKDSFQHVDYSEHVVVYHKGRYYKLNYCHEGRYLLPCELEIAFQSILDDDQDPSPGEEMLATMTAGQRIPWADARDKYFGTGLNKYSLDAIETNDPNAEILTQRGKDILYGNGHDRWCDKTFNIVITKDGRHGYHVEHSWADANVSARAYEQIVSKDLYVYGYRDDGHCRGEPEIIPPKPAKLVWDIPQECLRVIENTWEEVKEMIASVDLYSCVHTAYGKGFMKSCNVSPDGYMQMAFQLAYFRETGRFTAVQEPTSYRLFFEGRTSVTHPTTVESAAFVRAMVDDTKTDEERLELLRTACKIHRDLYMKSMIGQDTCQHLFGLSLVAGFTFTETQFMKRMHLTDDDLVTSQSPFDQTGLMRLKEYPYHAAGGGSFGALGDKGYGINYCIAGETHFYLHITCYAADPATNSKIFCERIMKALSDIRKMTQAAGVREKEKTV, from the exons ATGTGTTCCGACCAATACAGATTACATTTCAACACAAGCCGAATCCCTGGAAAGGCTAAAG attcatttCAACATGTGGACTATTCAGAACATGTCGTAGTCTACCATAAAGGTCGCTATTACAAGTTGAACTACTGTCACGAAGGAAGATATTTGTTACCGTGTGAATTGGAAAT AGCATTTCAAAGTATTCTGGATGATGACCAAGATCCGTCCCCGGGTGAAGAGATGTTAGCTACAATGACTGCTGGACAGCGTATCCCTTGGGCCGATGCCCGCGATAAATACTTTGGTACTGGTTTGAATAAGTACAGTTTGGACGCGATTGAGACG AATGACCCGAATGCAGAAATACTAACGCAACGAGGAAAAGATATCCTCTATGGAAATGGCCATGACCGATGGTGTGACAAGACGTTCAATATCGTAATTACTAAAGACGGACGG CATGGATATCATGTCGAACATTCTTG ggcCGACGCAAATGTCAGCGCTCGAGCATATGAACAAATCGTTTCGAAAGATTTATACGTTTATGG ATATCGTGATGATGGTCACTGCCGTGGAGAACCAGAAATCATCCCACCGAAACCAGCAAAACTCGTCTGGGATATTCCACAAGAG TGTCTTCGTGTTATCGAAAATACTTGGGAGGAAGTAAAAGAGATGATTGCTAGTGTTGACCTGTATAGCTGTGTACACACCGCGTACGGCAAAGGATTCATGAAGTCTTGTAATGTTAGTCCGGATGGATACATGCAAATGGCATTTCAACTCGCGTATTTCAGA GAAACGGGAAGATTCACGGCTGTCCAAGAGCCAACATCTTATCGACTATTCTTTGAAGGTAGAACTTCGGTTACACATCCCACTACTGTTGAGTCGGCAGCGTTTGTTCGTGCTATGGTGGATGATACAAAAACT GACGAAGAGAGGCTCGAGCTTTTGCGGACTGCTTGTAAAATTCACCGAGATCTTTACATGAAATCAATGATTGGGCAAGACACTTGTCAACACTTATTTGGTTTGTCTCTCGTGGCTGGATTTACGTTTACCGAAACACAGTTCATGAAAAGAATGCATCTTACAGATGATGATCTTGTCACAAGTCAG TCACCATTTGATCAAACTGGTCTGATGCGACTCAAAGAATACCCTTACCACGCGGCCGGCGGAGGAAGTTTCGGAGCG CTTGGTGACAAAGGTTACGGAATTAACTACTGTATCGCAGGAGAGACACATTTCTACCTGCATATAACTTGTTACGCGGCAGATCCGGCTACT AATTCGAAAATATTCTGCGAACGCATCATGAAAGCACTTTCGGATATACGCAAAATGACGCAAGCAGCAGGAGTgcgtgaaaaagaaaaaaccgtTTGA